The Lactuca sativa cultivar Salinas chromosome 2, Lsat_Salinas_v11, whole genome shotgun sequence genome includes a window with the following:
- the LOC111888721 gene encoding F-box protein At2g21930: MSDEVPFHIHGEIMMRLPVKSLIQFRSVSKAWKSLIDSSEFVAAQSVLDTQPHHLFVWYKDPRGEIKYVSFVDDNSFPQRFVPTLPLSVKLPRIVGSSHGLLCLDGYHWDLETSEINFKKRLAVVCNPSIRKSISFVLPDILHVRHEMILAFGVCPVSIDPKIIQITQLPSWMDKKTEINNLWKVEVYSFRSGKWKSLSTNLPRKSIRIRQPQVVIDRHIYWCASCLDSGIRTHNVIMSFDITDESFKVIHLPDNLASHPSSWATMSKWLSISKLGESLVMLEHDLNTEGQVCCEVWKMENGVQISFTKLYTINAPKESIKAVGFRKTGGPIIEVNDDISEPTQLVVYEPNSGHCDDPIRGYSFNVNSYMETLLMFGRSDCSSY; encoded by the coding sequence ATGTCAGACGAAGTACCTTTCCATATCCATGGAGAAATCATGATGAGGCTTCCTGTCAAATCACTGATTCAGTTCAGATCCGTCTCAAAAGCATGGAAGTCTTTGATCGACAGCTCAGAGTTTGTTGCTGCTCAGAGCGTCCTCGATACTCAGCCACATCATCTGTTTGTATGGTATAAAGATCCGAGAGGagaaataaaatacgtttcttttgTCGACGACAACTCTTTCCCTCAGAGGTTTGTTCCTACTCTTCCTCTGTCCGTTAAACTTCCAAGAATTGTTGGCAGTTCTCATGGCTTGTTGTGTTTGGATGGCTATCATTGGGATCTGGAGACTTCCGAAATCAACTTTAAAAAGAGATTGGCTGTTGTTTGTAATCCTTCTATcagaaaatcaatttcttttgtaTTACCTGATATCTTGCATGTACGCCACGAAATGATTCTTGCTTTTGGGGTTTGTCCTGTTAGTATCGATCCTAAGATCATCCAGATCACACAACTCCCTTCATGGATGGATAAGAAAACCGAAATTAACAACCTTTGGAAGGTTGAGGTTTACTCCTTTAGATCGGGGAAATGGAAAAGTCTTTCTACGAATCTCCCAAGGAAATCAATACGAATTAGACAGCCCCAAGTAGTTATTGATAGGCATATCTATTGGTGTGCTTCCTGTCTAGACAGTGGAATACGTACTCATAATGTGATTATGTCATTTGATATAACTGATGAGAGTTTTAAAGTTATACACCTCCCCGATAATTTAGCTAGCCATCCTTCTTCATGGGCGACTATGTCTAAGTGGTTGTCTATTTCTAAGCTAGGGGAATCTTTAGTCATGCTTGAACACGATTTAAACACCGAGGGACAAGTTTGTTGTGAAGTATGGAAGATGGAGAATGGTGTTCAAATATCATTTACAAAGCTATACACCATCAATGCACCAAAAGAGTCAATAAAGGCAGTGGGTTTTAGGAAGACTGGAGGACCTATAATAGAAGTGAACGATGATATTTCTGAGCCGACTCAACTTGTTGTTTATGAGCCCAACTCAGGGCACTGCGATGATCCGATTAGAGGATATTCATTCAACGTGAATTCTTACATGGAAACACTACTCATGTTTGGTCGATCTGATTGTAGCAGTTATTAA